The Bactrocera dorsalis isolate Fly_Bdor chromosome 2, ASM2337382v1, whole genome shotgun sequence region GTATTAAGTGGATTTGTTCTACACGATCTACCACCAAATGCAGGGCAAGAGTACGTACGACAAAAAATTCGCAACTCGAGGTTCTCCATGCTAAACACAATCattcttttatacaaaaaaaatatccacGAAAAATGGAAAAGGATAATAAGTCTACTATCGAACACATATTTCTGCCCAATGTCTCTCCAAATTAGATTCGTTAAAACAAACTGTAGAATAGAAATTAATACGTCTAATATGAGAAAAATTGTTTGCAATCCTTGTGTATTGAAAACTTATAATTCGACGcataaatctttaaaaaaaaaaacgggtatatgtatttgattatagcaaaattgcaataaatgtgaatatattttcaaatttccacGATTGATGGAAAAATTTTGTCATCAAAGccgttaaattttaaatagacaCCCGTCTGTTGTTGTCATTGCATCCGTTATCTTCTCTCATCTCTTACCTGGTCCTCTCTCCAACGAATCCCACCCATCTAACGCCATTCTCCATTtgatccgaccccgtcgaaacaacACGATTTCTGGGCCTCCGATTTGATGATTTCGATGACAATCAATTTGAACTTCCATAACGGAGTTTAGTTAACCGCTACAACTTTGTTTTGTGATTACCAAAGGATAGACAAtgttattgtaatattattaaaCAGTACAGAAGAGTTTAGAAAATGGTTTTGTTTTTCCGATAGATATTTCTAAAAGTAATACATTGATATATTTCAGACAGTTACTGTTTTCTAATATTGGTGAGAAAGAGTTTCAAAAAtagtgaataaataaaaatatatggaaatattttaaggtttattgaaaatagaaaattaattttatttccaaattatTTAATGAGCTTTATCAAAACAATCTTCACACATCCAAACACCACCGGGACACTGTGGACAATACGTGGTGATTTTGGAGAGAGCTGCATGGTTTTTATGTGTTCTCTTCAAGCAAGTAACACACTTTCCGAACATACGGGGCTTACCAATCTTAGTTAAGTGATGGTTATTCCCCGacgttttcaaaattgtttcgcCAGTTTTAATTTCCGAATATGATGACTTAACGACAGGCATACCATCAACTGTATATATCGTCAATGATTTGTATGGCTTTTTATCTgaagtgtttttttgtttcgattgttgatgttgttgtgaCATAAGAACTGGAGAAATCATATTCACAAGCGTTCGCTTTTTAACTGAAaagaaagtaataaatattaataatatggaaaataaatttatcactaGTTGGAAAGTGTTAAagtaaaatacacaaattttattgcagttattttaaattttatttcttgaaaataCGTTGCTGTATGCAAAAATGCACATTAAACCTGTTTGAATATTATGGGGCTACAACTAAGTGGATTTTTTGCAGGATGTGTATGTATATCACGCAGAGAGACTAACATTTTGCCACGGGTTTTTATATTTGCACGACATCGAAATTTTGTATACGCCGAACACCGCCAATGAACCACACAAGTGTTACCGTTCTCCGAATGCATCGAATATGTGTAACCGTTGTAGACTAATTGACCTCTGTAATTATACTTTAGAGGCGTAACAATTCCTGCGTAGGTGTTAGAGTTACAAGATgttgctaaaatataaaaatattgaatattatatgATATGAGTGTAATAAATTTTGGGTATGCAGACACTTTTCAACGTTGCTTAAAATAACtgaatatgtttatattatCATCACACTCtcttaaaaaaacaacagaTTAAGTTTAGtaacgaaaaacaaaattttttatgctttttgcatttatgaaaattattcacagcaCGGATATTGCTATTTAAAACTGCAACTACGCTCCAGCTTTCGTTGCTCATAAACATACTTAAGTGTGCCTTTTTTACGTCGCTCTCGAACGATAGGATGATTGTGGGATTCGTCCACAATCGAAACACGATCTCCGGCAGGATTAGTTCGAACTCTTGCTCTACATCTGTAATtttaaatgtgtgaaaatatataaatgcatacatttcAATGTGAATAATTAAGGTTTATACTGTTTTATACACACTTTAAGGGACGAAATTGAACACAGCGCCAGTAAATTGTGCAACCACGTATTCGGTGTCGTGAATAAGGAAAACCATCCAATACCAGTTGGTAAGTTCCTTTCAAACTTGAACGATAATTCACTCGATTCTGAGCCACATCGTTATCAGAAGGTACTTCGGAAGTTTCGTTATCCCCTAGCCTTGGCGACGTGtctgtaatttatttataactttgttaaatatttgcgttactattttcttattattaaataaGCAACACAATTACtctcaattttataaaatattatatgagtCAAATCTTGGTTGTTTTCAATTTAACccgaatatgtatgtaagtctatATTTTATGTAGATAATATCAATACAACATAAAAACTAGgtgtcaaatttattatttattaacataattGATGTTTCGATGAGCTCATCTCCCGCTTCTTGTTGCACTCGTATGGGCAAGTGATAAGTGCGACGATTTGGTTTTAGTTCAACACTTCCTCTGCTTATATTATAACCTAGACCGTTCCCTCCACCATTGTTAAGTTCAACCATACGGTTTCGTTCAATCatcttttcgattttttctgtATGAGGCGGATGATTATGCAATCCACCAGTTTCAGACTTTAATTTTCCATCTTCCAGCACACAACGGGCACGGCACCGTTCTGATTGTACTTTCTTTGAGTAATTATGGCAACGCCAGTATTCTTTGCTATTTTTCCGACTGTGGCAGTTATACATAAAGTTGCGTAGCACTAGGCAAGGTGTAGCCCAGGGACTGACAATAAACATTAATTCTGTATCTGCAATAAAACAAAtcagaaaatacaaatatttaagtcaaaatatgattttactATATATCAGAAAAATTCTAAGAATTACAATTATGAATATATACCACAGCAACTTATTTTGTATAGGTTTTATTTACCTATtagctttatttaaaatttacagttACAATTAGACCTATATAGAAGTTGGTTTATGCTACCAAAAACACAACATCTTATTCTGGTTGATAATTAGGCCAAACTGTTGTAGCTGCTCGTACTGCCGGTGTCGGGACAAATAACTTATACTCTTTGCCACTTTTCTGTGTACAGATCTCGATGTTGGAAACATTCATGAATTCTTCAAGTTTCGGGTCTTCAGGTTTAATTTCGATAAACTCACTGAGATCTTCCTCTATTTTATATAAAGGCCGTTGACCTATACGTTGTACATGATCTTCATGATTGTGGGAACGTCGTGCAGCAACTAATTTATTCTTTCTCGTAATGACGACAGCTTTGCAACGTAACTTTAACAGATCTACGCACCGCCATGTAGTTTGTCCATTTGCCTGAGTTAACTTCTTGTTGTATATGAATCCATTATAAACTAACTGGGCATATTTTTTCTGACTTCGTATGAATTTCACTTCATCTTCACCTGTGTAACAATGAcaataatattgaattatatgataaaaaaaaggcaatactttcaaaaataataattttataacaatttaggAATGAAAAGACGTTCACAATTTGCAATAGCAATcatttttaatcatttattatagaataagttataaaaactgGCACGCTAAAATAGTactgttcaaaattttaataggCAGCTTGTAATCTTGACGAATGCTttaaaatgtgtgaaatatatgtacattaaacagattaaaattaattaacttaccTGATATCAAGCGAAGGGGCCGTCACTAACCAGATAATTTGGTAAAAACATTAACACTATCTTGAGATTGttgatgtatatttttttttttttttgtgatttattcTAGGACATTGATGGTTTAGGTATAAAGAACTGCAATGAATTACAACTGTCATGAATATAAATGGTTTAAAAATCAAAGCCATGTCGAAATTGGACTTACTATTTAAATGTATACTGACCCCTTTAAATTCAATCCTTTGCGCATCTCTATatgtttcatatatatttaacacGAAATAATGCACATggttgtgtatatttatttaaatgcacgTTTTTATATTACCTTTTTCTAGTTTTTGAACCCAAAAACTACTTACAACAGATTTTTCCAATGCACTGAAATCGGTAGGCACATACGCGTCCTGAGCATTGacaatttatttgtggaaagtAACATCTCGAATGAAGTTAATTTATACCATGTTGTAGAAATTTATCGCAAGAGGATTTATAATAAGTATCATCACAGTATTGTATTACTTTTacgaaaatcatttttattagcAAAACTTATAATTTCtcccaaaaaacacaaaaatcacAACATACATCTAAAAACTCTCTAGGGTTGCCATGGTACATAGAGTTGCTTCGTACAccttagtattattttcaatttcgattattaaaaattattaggggtattctcttgctcttgcaaaaaccggtgcacggtgcaagaattgcagatttacaacagcacaacaacaaacacacgcagaaaaatatttgcaagggctgtaaaatatgtcagaccaaaacccatgtttatttgcgtgcaatgtcgcgcaaaaataaaattgcaaccctgttgtagttgccattttacataatgacatattacgtcgttaaattgttgagaaaggtaaattttaattagattttataatttctatttaaattataaagttttgttacagtttttttttgttaaaaatgtatgcagaaggtgcgccaattcacaatagccaacaacaatagtcatttacaataaattgactgaatcagtcgctcatatgtCAATACATTCttcaatgggtgctctcgtgcccttgtatatttcggtgtagtatttttgcaatctgcaatcttgcaagagcaagagaatacccctattataatCAATGAAGGAACTAAAACAATTACCAACGTACATATGActcgaaaaattaataatatctattttaCATTTCTCTTACGGAGCATCTCGacacgatagaatttatagaatactagctgcattgccgtgcacattgtctgtggagactccacattgctcatagctTACTAGATATAGAATACTACATAGTTTGCCATGTATCGTAACGGgccgtctcgacaggataaaatctatgccttatggtaaactaattagtttgccatatattgtaagcaataagctgccacttcagcagtttgacagcgcagttttcatttctatgaaaatttcgaagaggcaacatatcccatttacacatatgccgacggcattttcatttcggtaacataaaatttagaagagcgaatattaagacgattgtgttgtgttatattataaaaataaaataaagtacattttcaaaataacatttttcaaaagaattgatatttagtttaatattgttaatttacagaataattatggaatgagcgaagtcttaaatttaataaacttatacaagcataaataatcatttctcattttaaatttattattttaattggtatataaaattcatgtcacaattattatatagtagtccaaaaatatgaattcttattttcccagaaatacatttgtaaaaaagggatCTTTACCCTTTTCTTATTATCGTATTATGCCCCagaaaaaaaggatctttatcctttttgtattttcataaaagatttaaacagttcaagagctcaaaacatgcgctacatcagctcgaacctacctaccctgcgCCTTTGCGCAAACGGttattatgttatgataacaaatgcccacatacagatttggcaatggcaatagcaatagatttgacacTTAGTATGCCAtaaattttatcctgtcgagatgccccgcaatagttttttgaaatttaaaacagtAAATGTATCATcgcttctatatacatacatataacattgTCTTTAACACTACTAAGTGTTATTAAATAGTTGAATTAAGTGTCCTGTTTTTATACTTAGCcggaattatttaaatattcttttttgctATGCATATTGCTTACAAATAATAGataacaaaattcaaatttccgaAAATATCGTTACATAGCGTGCTACCGAACACGGTAGGTATAGTCCTTTCGTCTTTCCTCAACCCCTAAAACCAGGTTTGTGAGACAAGAGTCCGTTTGTAAACTGGCAATTTGATGCATTGTATAACCCGAACCAAGTGcctcatatagtattttgaaaaaaaaagcagtcttttttcaaatatttgctatataatagaaatagtggatgaattttttcatttgttaagtcgattttcaggtgaaattagattcatagctttaaaaaaaaccttttacatttttttccctttgtagtgtctaaatcagctgtgataatgttgTAACagatgctgacaagtagatggctcaaaatcagagtcccacagagatttagcgtggatcagtttcaaaccaTGGCTATGTTCGTAAATGCATCATGACGCGCATCATGACGATTGCATAACAAACAGAACGTTCAGAAATGCCAATATTGCAGCACTGCAATAATCAAGCGTTCAAAAAGACAACACTTCTATCATCTGTCACTCAtaatttctatcaaaaaattatttactgcaTTTAACTACGATGTCTTAGGAAAAGTAAgtgcaaaactgttttattttaatttttgtattgaaaattagttaaattatgttaataataattgtatatattattatttttaaatttttagagaaaatcTCAGTAATGCAGAGACACAGTTATTGCTGAGAGTACGGTTGAATATGGAGGACGAGTTTAAATCGGGtagaaggaaaaaaatgtattgtggaAGAAAGTTGTGACCTCGGGAAACggctttattgttttaataaacgatttgtttttaggtatttttctttttaaagacAAACATTTATACCTACACTGACTTCAATActcttatttttcttaaattaaaaaaaaatctatcatTTCTTTGCTCACAAATTTCAGCTAGTGTTAGATTCagcaaaatttacattttagtaTTATACGCGTTCAAAAATGCAAACTGTATCTGCAAATTGTATAAGTATCAAACGTCAAACTTGCAATGTTGCTACTGTTGCTTATGCTGCAAGTCATGATGCATTTACGAACATAGCCCATTTCAatgaaatcttgataaatttttaagattagtaataaattttaaatgtgcTATAAAAATTAGCAATTGAATTAACTTCGTTTGTAAAATGCAACAAGTCATCAGACCATAATTTAATACTTCTGGAAGTTTCGCTTTTATTCCTTTTTCCAGTAATCAACAATTTCACGCAATtcatcataattttttcaacacgAAATTGCCATCCTTTCTGAACGTAAGTTCAAAATTCGTAGTGGCAATTAATATTCACTTTGTTCAGTTCAATTTAAATACCAgcgattttttatcaaaattttcggTTTTGCGTCGATagcaaaatatgcgtatttGTAAGATATGAATCGTGTAGATcctcagtaaaaaaaaattggattaattttaaaattttttacaagtttAGCTTGAACCTCCAACTCAACGTTTATCTCTTCTCTTAATTAATGTCAAAATGACGCAACAGATTCGGCAATAATGTATCGCCGTTGTTTGATAAACAAACAACATCTGACATCAGTTTCAAATTAGAAGTCTTCGCACTGATCCCTTTATATTTGcaccattaattttttaagtacatatttaatataactCAAAGAAATTACTTAAGGGTTAGTTCAATCGGATTTATAGGCATGAAAACCACTATATATAcaagaataaaatttaacatgtattaaatatgtaaatatactaaTCAAGTAATTTCCCATaaagtataattaaaattttaagactTACCACAAATATTTCTTGacattgttatttttaatttccataaTCACTTCAACACTACAATTCTCCTTATAATGTtcactaaattttaaatttttcacaaaatttttgcaCTAGAAAAAAGTTATCACGACCGTTCTAATTCTTCACAAAATCTTGCACTAGATAAGAGTTTAAACCAAACCAGAATCACCACGGTTTAAATTATTCACATACTCTTGCAATAGATAAAACCCGAATTTCGACCGTTGTATCGCCAATTTgacaatacaattttataaataaaatcgaaatctTTGGAAAATACgtttaaaatgtataaatattaaagtatatattttgttgGTGAAAGACCATCTTAACGAAGGCATATTTACGGTTCTAATACGATCCAACCCTCTTTAAGCCGACTTTACGCAACGTGGAAATAAATGTAATTGAACCATGAACTAAATGTTGACTGTACTAAGAACAATTTCAATATGTGGATAAAAACAATACAGAATACTTAGTTAATAGTTCAGTTGCAGTTATACCACTTCCTTACATTCTAGAAACGAAATGTATTTTCAACCAACCTTGTGCGTCACTGTTTCCTTGGTCCGCCACATCCACATATGAGGCATCGGTGAATGACGATTGTTGCTGTTTCACCAAAGCTTTTGATGTTGTTGCATTTACACCACCACCTGAACCTGTTCCAGTTTGTACCGTCGTCGCACCTGCAGGTGTATCGTCATTTTCGGTAAAATAGCTTTCGTCATACCTAAGCTCTCCATAAGAATCATCTTCTACATAAGTGGTTTCATTTTCGCCTCCATCTACATCACCAGCATCTTCTGCATAGTCTGGTTCCGATTTCGTAGGCAACTCTATTGGCAAGTCTATATATTCCGGctcactttgttgttgctgtacttGTGTTTTAGTCTCAGGCGCAGGGGCAGCAACAACAGCTGTTTGCACAGTTATTTGTTGGGATCCGGTCGACACATCAGTTGTATCAAGCGGATCAATTGTACTTTTGGTGCGTTTAATGTGGGGCCCACTTCCAATACTTCGCGCTGGTCGTTTATGCGTAACAACGGTTGTagtggtggcggtggcggtggttGCGATTTGTTGAGGTGCTATATGGGTTTGACTTTGAGTCTGCAAATGTTGTGTTTGCGGTTGAGCAACGACTTGCTGCGCTGCAGGAGCCGCCGTGGTTTGTATGACAATCTGAGTTTGCTTATCATCTCCAGAATCATCAACAGACTCTATTTTAAACGAACGAGAAGTTGATGTTCGTTGGCGGACGCGAGGCGAAGATATCTGTTGAATTTGAGGTGACGGTGTGGAAGGTTCTGCTGGCGATTGCGATGGTGGAGGATCGCTCTATTAAAGAAGAATAGTATTATTATACTATTACATATTACGATACATATTAATGTGGGGAGAAGCACACATTGTCTCAATTTCTGTTTCAACAAGCATCTTCGTATTGCATTCAGTTTCAACTTTCATATTATGGGGTGGGTACAGTTTCGTGcagatacatacacatacacaaacacaaatgTAGGCATTTGGGTTgcatgcatacttacatatatatttatataaaaatggcgcaaaaacaaaagcgtGCCTTGAACATACAGAATATTTTGTGTGCTCTCCATATTTTAATGTTATAAACATTTGTTACTTACATCGGTTAAGCCTTTTATTTGAAGAGCTTCTGCTGTACTAATAAACGCTGGTAAAGCTTCTTGCTTTACGTTTACTTCTCCACAGTACATAAATTGTATAAGATCTTTTAATGCTGTATGAGACACATCCTTGAGAAAAACTAAAGGAATAAATAggtattattattaatacttcCTTCAATAGTGAAATTTTACACTTACCGAAAGCATGTTGATTGGCCGGCATTTGTGTGAACATCTTGCGAAAATAGGGTGAGCATACAGACAAAACTAAACGGTGCGCTTTGACAAATTGCCCTTCCGCCGCTAGCGTCACGTCCACCAGATCACCGCGGCAAAGCGATTCATGAAAACCAGCCGACAAATTACTGTTGAAATTATTCCAACAGAGCGAGAATTGCTCGTCGTCCGCCATGTTGGCTGACACAATACTAGTGAATTCGTCGTCTGATCCGATGTGTTTGCTGACACAAATCGATAAATTTGTGTATGTACCAAGTACTGAAAATTCTAGAAAAcattcattttaaacattacAATCACAAatcaaatattcaattatttcaattcattggcaattacattgtttattcaaaataaaaccagtttttctttaccaaaaaaaactgggaaattatttttgctgcagataaaatttcaatgaatcTGTGGTTCTATCACTAAACTTACAATTGATTACAACTGCTTTCAGTAAACTTGCAGAACTACTCTAACTTTAGATTCACTTTAAACTATTTTCTTTCTAAAATGGAAATCGTagcaacaacagtaataatTTTACGCCAAACACAAACCGTTCTCGGTCAAATTACGAATGAAATCCAATTTCGACCAAACGCTTGGCGTTGTGTGCGTTTCATGGAAGAATTACATTTccgtaattgaaaattttagaagCTTCGTTTTGATTGGTTAACGCAAATATCAGGGTTGCATTGCATGTTGCCAGATTAATATATCTGAATAAATTCTTTAAGCATGtatagaattttaaatattttatgtacaactttctgttttcgtaaatatacacaaatatatagtTAATATAGCATAAAAAAGCACGTATAGGTCTAAAATGGAAATAAtggtaaaaactttttttttgttttgcatttaattttgtcagaaatgaattttgaaacagtatgctaaattttgctaaaatcggTTAAGCATTTTAATAGTTAACCTTAGATATCAAATTAAGCGAGTTTAGTGTTAATGGATTTGAAGAATTCCTCTCAAATCTTCAACGGAGTGAGAGAAAAGCAACtgctattaataaattatatattacaatTATTAATAAGTATGGTTACCGAACAATTTCGAGTAATcaccattaaattttacctcacTAATTTCGAGACTCTGAAATATGTAGTTGATGTGTCACATCCGATATGGAACCGCAATTTTCATTTCCACACATTTAGTTTTGATTtagtattataatttatatttatttaagtcttgtatattaaaaaaaaaattatttaattttaacgtcAGTAAAGGAGGCTTGTATGAAATACATATAGGGAGAAACAAACAATGTATGTATGAGGATCTGTAAGTACGTACTTTTAGTTGAACAATGTATGAAAAAACGACATGATTTTAGCAAAATCATTTCCTTCATTGCAAATAAAACAACGAGACTGTTGTGATAATAAAGAATTTCTTTATGCAAAatagtatttattaaatatttgctcgTTTACGTCCAATAGTATTgtatttacacttttttcttacataagtacataaatacataaacatttttgttaactCTATGTGATTATGTTTATactacaaatgtacatatatgtttgtatatctcCTACCACATACATTGTAtctaaaatattacaaaaatattataaattcttTAACGAGGTGAAAAGTTATGTTCAGGATGAAAATTAGTGAATGTGTATGCATGATAACAATTTAGATGATCGATTTaggaattttcatatattttaaatttgcaaatttgcaaGTGTATGACGTGCTACGTAAAGTTCGGTTCAGAATTTTGAGATAAAgcatttttgctaaaattgaatttttaccaataactttgtgtgtgtatttgtaacaTCTGCATTATTTTTACCTATttctatatacgtatatacatatgcaaaatttaataCTAAAACTTCTTCTTTGGCGCCAGATCCCAGATCGGATTAAGCTTTACGTTTAAGGCCCACCATACAGAGTGTAAAGAATATAACTATCCATACTGACATTACTATGAATCCATTGTACACTTGCCAATTTGTAATTGACCAGCCTTTCTCTATAATGTTTCGTGCTGATATAGATGGGATCGTAAACGGAAAGAATAAAACAATGTCTTGTAGAGATTTCGGCATTCCTTCCAGTGGCCATAGCAGTCCTTGTAATTAAGatagatttaaataattattaatatacatagctatgcatatgcacatacatatatacatatgtaaattttctaCTACTCACCACAAAGAATTATCATTGGATAAAATGCACCAGTGGCCACGAAATTCGCTTCGGTATGCGATTTACAATACACCGATATAAGCAAAcctttaaattgtaattttttttaattttaaaatattacaaaatttacattaacaTATGATAAGTGGGGTTTGCTTACCGAAAAGCATTCCACAAAAGGCTGTCATTGTCAATAGACCAATAAGTGTTGCTGTATCACCTTTGTTGTAAGTGTCAAATACCAATCCAATATACATTATAACCTCAAAAGATTGGAATGCCATTATAATGAGCTGTGTGAGTAGATGCGCCCACAGCATTTCCATGGCGGATACTCCAGCCACCAGTGTGCGATCCCACACACCGTCCATACGCTCCGAAATGAAAACGGCGGCCGTCATCAATGTAGCCAAAAAGAACACCATACTGACCAAACAaagaaatttatgtataattagTAATTAGCAATGTTGCACCGAAatgtttcagttttttcgaattGACAAATAAAGCCTAGGGACTTACGTCATGACAACACCAGGCGCTACATATTGCTGAAATTCAATATCAAACGAACCGTAAACGGGTTCCTGAAATTGTATAGGAATATTTCCCAAGCCAGCTGGTAGATTGCAATCAGCTAACACGTTTTTCACAAAAGAACCAAAACTATCACGTAATTTGCGTTCAATAAAGTATCCAATTTGTTGATCTTTCatatagtaaaataatttaaaaaatgaaagaaaaaaatcaggAATTATTTATCAGGCATagtaaaattgtcaaaatagagtgaacaaaaataatgtttttaaaagAGCATCCATTCTTTATAAactaattttctttataaactGAAGTTAACTAAATACGAgctttgtttatatgtatgtatgtattcagaGTTGAGTCTGCTGAAAGCTATTTACCTGTCATATCAATGTGAACACTAAGCACGGAGTTTTCCACTGCGCCGTCATCCGCGTAACGTCCCTCCTCCATTCGCACTCTCATTGATTCGGAGAAATTGCTGGGGAACATGATATAACCGAGGACTTCAGTGCGCTTGGCTGCATTATAAGCTTCTTCCTCTGTTTTGTAGTATACCTGGGcaaatattgatatatgtatgcatttgtatgttaatagctttttatttttgataatactatttttatatgtatttagctaattttccaacttttttttgaagtttaacaaaaatataggtaaataCATACTCTCTCAGCGATG contains the following coding sequences:
- the LOC105222830 gene encoding modifier of mdg4 isoform X19, which gives rise to MADDEQFSLCWNNFNSNLSAGFHESLCRGDLVDVTLAAEGQFVKAHRLVLSVCSPYFRKMFTQMPANQHAFVFLKDVSHTALKDLIQFMYCGEVNVKQEALPAFISTAEALQIKGLTDSDPPPSQSPAEPSTPSPQIQQISSPRVRQRTSTSRSFKIESVDDSGDDKQTQIVIQTTAAPAAQQVVAQPQTQHLQTQSQTHIAPQQIATTATATTTTVVTHKRPARSIGSGPHIKRTKSTIDPLDTTDVSTGSQQITVQTAVVAAPAPETKTQVQQQQSEPEYIDLPIELPTKSEPDYAEDAGDVDGGENETTYVEDDSYGELRYDESYFTENDDTPAGATTVQTGTGSGGGVNATTSKALVKQQQSSFTDASYVDVADQGNSDAQEIATFSTGQRGCTVLVYGNQKFVKNRKSSTRTYWICSKKDVTWCRARVVTARDKQGTERILHRTFEHNHTRKYPRNQAGLQRTELFLKDLMSLRS
- the LOC105222830 gene encoding modifier of mdg4 isoform X11, translating into MADDEQFSLCWNNFNSNLSAGFHESLCRGDLVDVTLAAEGQFVKAHRLVLSVCSPYFRKMFTQMPANQHAFVFLKDVSHTALKDLIQFMYCGEVNVKQEALPAFISTAEALQIKGLTDSDPPPSQSPAEPSTPSPQIQQISSPRVRQRTSTSRSFKIESVDDSGDDKQTQIVIQTTAAPAAQQVVAQPQTQHLQTQSQTHIAPQQIATTATATTTTVVTHKRPARSIGSGPHIKRTKSTIDPLDTTDVSTGSQQITVQTAVVAAPAPETKTQVQQQQSEPEYIDLPIELPTKSEPDYAEDAGDVDGGENETTYVEDDSYGELRYDESYFTENDDTPAGATTVQTGTGSGGGVNATTSKALVKQQQSSFTDASYVDVADQGNSDAQGCQFNATQPKIQFSVSKRGGQLLWLDGLKYFRNNENRTNLFWRCHWYYRRIRCPVLICMNKYDSSDFRQIHKHRHVKSSKKQQGTNVTPLAIANTLPPHLAAINIQTVADVEIDNDQEMFTI
- the LOC105222830 gene encoding modifier of mdg4 isoform X9 codes for the protein MADDEQFSLCWNNFNSNLSAGFHESLCRGDLVDVTLAAEGQFVKAHRLVLSVCSPYFRKMFTQMPANQHAFVFLKDVSHTALKDLIQFMYCGEVNVKQEALPAFISTAEALQIKGLTDSDPPPSQSPAEPSTPSPQIQQISSPRVRQRTSTSRSFKIESVDDSGDDKQTQIVIQTTAAPAAQQVVAQPQTQHLQTQSQTHIAPQQIATTATATTTTVVTHKRPARSIGSGPHIKRTKSTIDPLDTTDVSTGSQQITVQTAVVAAPAPETKTQVQQQQSEPEYIDLPIELPTKSEPDYAEDAGDVDGGENETTYVEDDSYGELRYDESYFTENDDTPAGATTVQTGTGSGGGVNATTSKALVKQQQSSFTDASYVDVADQGNSDAQDESRDMGVSESLLSFTLGQRGCTLLVFKGYNYVRNRRSGLKTYWICAKKGSTKCNARVVTDVIDGVQKIVLESCRHNHAQKVARKKRKTSIEQSASTILSIAESNKFVQEHMKNEISCIAQNAAFS
- the LOC105222830 gene encoding modifier of mdg4 isoform X23, encoding MADDEQFSLCWNNFNSNLSAGFHESLCRGDLVDVTLAAEGQFVKAHRLVLSVCSPYFRKMFTQMPANQHAFVFLKDVSHTALKDLIQFMYCGEVNVKQEALPAFISTAEALQIKGLTDSDPPPSQSPAEPSTPSPQIQQISSPRVRQRTSTSRSFKIESVDDSGDDKQTQIVIQTTAAPAAQQVVAQPQTQHLQTQSQTHIAPQQIATTATATTTTVVTHKRPARSIGSGPHIKRTKSTIDPLDTTDVSTGSQQITVQTAVVAAPAPETKTQVQQQQSEPEYIDLPIELPTKSEPDYAEDAGDVDGGENETTYVEDDSYGELRYDESYFTENDDTPAGATTVQTGTGSGGGVNATTSKALVKQQQSSFTDASYVDVADQGNSDAQGRTANYFSYITGFRGSRKLKVGNYSFTRNKSSGSKTYWSCARAGIHKCKARVVTIDEDCRHDVIVKCEQHNHPPF